One region of Maribacter dokdonensis DSW-8 genomic DNA includes:
- a CDS encoding glycoside hydrolase family 5 protein, with amino-acid sequence FLIGCSSSESQVKESSAETTDTVETPEENIVQEESINGIMREMSPKEFVLDMGSGWNLGNTLDTEDVDVTAWGNPLTTQAMIDEIAAKGFKTLRLPVTWRFHIGAAPDYLIEPDWLNSVEEIANFALGNNMYVIINIHHDDEWIVPTYENAPSVKDRLIKIWTQIANKFKPYGDYVIFETLNEPRHEGSPEEWEGGTAEGRDVVNQYHQVSVDAIRATGGNNAVRKIMVSTYAAGTGENVLEDYVIPNDDENIIVSIHSYSPYLFSLAGTDPTWGTDEDKTQLTEEFNIIQAKFEREGRAVVMGEWGSTFSNNESDRLAHAEYYANLCAERGICPIWWDNGNASEFGIFNRNTLEWVYPEIADAIVDATK; translated from the coding sequence TTTTTAATTGGATGCTCTTCTTCAGAAAGTCAAGTCAAAGAAAGCTCAGCTGAAACTACAGATACCGTTGAAACACCCGAAGAAAATATAGTACAAGAAGAATCCATCAACGGAATTATGCGAGAAATGTCGCCAAAAGAATTTGTGTTGGACATGGGTTCTGGTTGGAATTTAGGCAATACTTTAGATACTGAGGATGTAGACGTAACAGCGTGGGGAAATCCTTTGACCACACAGGCTATGATAGATGAGATCGCTGCAAAAGGATTTAAAACATTACGATTACCGGTTACTTGGAGATTTCATATCGGTGCAGCACCAGATTATTTGATAGAGCCAGATTGGTTAAATAGCGTAGAAGAAATTGCAAATTTTGCTCTAGGTAATAATATGTACGTCATCATAAATATTCATCATGATGATGAGTGGATTGTGCCTACCTATGAGAATGCCCCTTCTGTAAAAGATAGGTTGATAAAAATATGGACACAGATAGCTAATAAATTCAAACCTTATGGAGATTATGTAATTTTTGAAACATTGAATGAGCCCCGTCATGAAGGATCTCCCGAAGAATGGGAAGGTGGTACCGCAGAAGGGCGAGATGTTGTCAACCAATATCATCAGGTAAGTGTAGATGCAATTAGAGCAACTGGAGGTAATAACGCTGTTCGAAAAATTATGGTTTCTACCTATGCAGCTGGAACCGGTGAAAATGTTCTAGAAGATTATGTAATACCCAATGATGATGAAAATATTATTGTATCTATTCATAGCTATTCTCCTTATTTATTCAGTCTTGCAGGAACTGATCCAACATGGGGTACAGATGAAGATAAGACGCAGTTAACCGAAGAATTTAATATAATTCAAGCTAAGTTTGAAAGAGAAGGTAGGGCAGTAGTTATGGGTGAATGGGGATCTACTTTTTCTAATAATGAGAGTGACCGTTTGGCTCATGCCGAATATTATGCAAACCTATGCGCAGAACGCGGTATTTGTCCCATTTGGTGGGATAATGGTAATGCCAGTGAATTTGGTATCTTCAATAGAAACACATTAGAATGGGTCTATCCGGAAATTGCAGATGCTATTGTTGATGCTACGAAGTGA